A single genomic interval of Daucus carota subsp. sativus chromosome 1, DH1 v3.0, whole genome shotgun sequence harbors:
- the LOC108210619 gene encoding uncharacterized protein At2g29880-like, whose product MAGDMESNNSSVLERGAGKNKRKWTEEEDEKLVEALMELVNTGKFKADNGFKPGYLTFLESSLQTKLPTARIKGKPHIESRMKTLKKDFSAVYDISYGANSSGFGWNAEDNVVTAPRDVWVQYLKVHPGAAKWQNTAMPSFKELSVIFGKDRATGNMAENLEDVVEELNTEAADELSLQEDLQRSTHSDESTSKKRKKGNVESLLEAVYAASDRIANQFEASTKLLIAAEEDMMQKKKQLNDELSKIPNLTVLQKLQVAKKIAKDEDLMILFFAAPAEEKIIFVHAVLDNQI is encoded by the exons ATGGCTGGTGATATGGAATCAAATAATTCATCGGTACTAGAAAGAGGCGCTGgaaaaaataaaaggaaatggacagaagaagaagatgaaaaaCTAGTCGAAGCTTTGATGGAACTTGTGAATACCGGAAAGTTCAAAGCGGACAATGGCTTTAAACCTGGATACCTGACATTTCTTGAGAGTTCACTGCAAACCAAGCTTCCTACAGCACGTATAAAGGGAAAGCCTCATATAGAGTCTCGAATGAAGACACTAAAAAAGGATTTCAGTGCTGTGTACGACATCAGCTATGGAGCAAACAGTTCGGGGTTTGGATGGAACGCAGAAGACAATGTTGTTACGGCGCCGAGGGATGTTTGGGTTCAATATCTTAAG GTTCATCCTGGAGCAGCAAAATGGCAGAATACTGCCATGCCATCATTCAAAGAACTTTcagttatttttggaaaagatagAGCAACCGGAAATATGGCTGAAAATCTTGAAGATGTGGTAGAAGAATTGAACACTGAAGCTGCTGATGAATTATCTCTTCAGGAGGACCTGCAACGAAGCACACATTCAGACGAGTCAACAAGCAAGAAAAGGAAGAAAGGAAATGTAGAATCATTGTTGGAAGCTGTGTATGCTGCTTCGGACAGGATTGCCAATCAGTTTGAGGCGTCAACCAAGTTACTTATTGCAGCAGAAGAAGATATGATGCAGAAAAAGAAGCAATTAAATGACGAACTATCAAAAATTCCAAATCTCACGGTATTGCAGAAGCTTCAAGTTGCAAAGAAAATAGCCAAGGACGAAGATCTTATGATATTGTTTTTTGCAGCACCGGCCGAGGAAAAAATCATCTTTGTTCATGCTGTTCTAGATAACCAGATTTGA